A window from Purpureocillium takamizusanense chromosome 3, complete sequence encodes these proteins:
- a CDS encoding uncharacterized protein (TransMembrane:3 (o59-80i92-110o116-134i)~EggNog:ENOG503P2XV~COG:U), which translates to MEREATISPKALLEPELPYKPHDVLDETAKTALVGLGSGFFLAAIRNAMAKRNVGALSVFTRGAPIIGICAAGPGAYAFFSRTMMNLREKDDAWAAAFGGFMGGAVLGLPSRRMPVVVGLGAFLGSVQGVLHLFGGRIDSFKKEDDEFARKETIRRTTRVPIEQTISEVGEGRGIRAPGYEERRRELVKEKYGFEVDPVSATVEGSQ; encoded by the exons atggaACGCGAAGCGACCATCAGCCCCAAGGCGCTCCTGGAGCCCGAGCTGCCGTACAAGCCCCAcgatgtcctcgacgagacggccaagacggcgctcgtcggcctcggcagcggcttcttcctcgccgccatccggAACGCCATGGCGAAGCGCAACGTCGGCGCCCTGAGCGTCTTTACTCGGGGAGCCCCCATCATCGGCATCTGCG CTGCCGGCCCCGGTGCCTACGCCTTCTTCTCCCGGACGATGATGAACCTGCGCGAAAAGGACGAcgcctgggccgcggccTTTGGTGGCTTCATGGGCGGTGCTGTCCTCGGCCTGCCCT CGCGCCGcatgcccgtcgtcgttggcctcgGTGCCTTCCTCGGTAGCGTCCAGGGCGTCCTGCACCTGTtcggcggccgcatcgacAGCTTTAagaaggaggacgacgagttTGCGCGCAAGGAGACGATCCGACGGACAACGCGGGTGCCCATTGAGCAGACGATTtccgaggtcggcgagggacGAG GCATCCGTGCCCCCGGCTACGAAgagcggaggagggagcTCGTCAAGGAAAAGTACGGATTCGAGGTCGACCCGGTCAGCGCCACCGTCGAGGGCAGCCAATGA
- the msh2 gene encoding MSH2 protein (EggNog:ENOG503NVGK~COG:L~BUSCO:EOG09260EPQ) has translation MASRPELKLDDEGGFIRFFKSLPAVGGDDTIRIFDRGDWYTSHGQDAMFIAKTVYKTTSVVRQLGRNDHTGLPSVTMTITVFRQFLREALFKLGKRIEIWESASGRMNWKCVKQASPGNLQDVEDDLGGQIDSAPMIMAVKISAKASEARNVGVCFADASVRELGVSEFLDNDLYSNFESLLIQLGVRECIIQLDKGEKEKDPELAKLRQIIDNCGVAIAERPAGDFGTRDIEQDLARLLKDEKSATLLPQTDLKLAMGSAASLIKYLGALQDPSNFGQYQLYQHDLAHFMKLDAAALKALNLMPGPRDGSKTMSIFGVLNHCKTPVGSRLLAQWLKQPLMSKQEIEKRQQLVEAFFNDTELRQTMQEEHLRSVPDLYRLSKRFQRGKANLEDVVRAYQVVIRLPGFIGTFEGVMDEAYRDPLDEAYTSKLRDLSDSLGKLQDMVEQTVDLDALDRHEYIIKSEYDQSLRIIRRKLDKLDRDIREEFHEAANDLRQEADKKIFLETNHKVHGVCMRLTRQEAGCIRNKSKYQECSTQKNGVYFTTKTMQGYRREYDQLSQNYNRTQSSLVNEVVQVASSYCPVLERLAGVLAHLDVIVSLAHCSVHAPEAYVRPKIHPRGEGQTKLIGARHPCMELQDDVQFITNDVDLTRDRSSFLIITGPNMGGKSTYIRQAGVIALMAQVGCFVPCQEAELTIFDSILARVGASDSQLKGVSTFMAEMLETANILKSATAESLIIIDELGRGTSTYDGFGLAWAISEHIVKEIGCFAMFATHFHELTALADQYPQVRNLHVTAHIGGVGGGGGDANANAKREVTLLYKVEPGICDQSFGIHVAELVRFPDKVVRMAKRKADELEDFTTKHEDAALRYSKEDVEEGSAMLKQLLVQWKDQVRATSNMTKEEQVAKLKELVAADAKLQANPFFQSVKAL, from the exons ATGGCATCGCGACCAGAGCTCAAG ctcgacgacgagggcggcttcATCCGCTTCTTCAAGTCGCTccccgccgttggcggcgacgacaccatCCGCATCTTCGACCGAGGCGACTGGTACACATCCCACGGCCAGGATGCCATGTTCATTGCCAAAACT GTCTACAAGACAACCTCCGTCGTTCGGCAGCTCGGCCGCAACGACCACACCGGCCTCCCCTCCGTCACAATGACCATCACCGTTTTCCGACAGTTCCTGCGCGAAGCTTTGTTTAAGCTTGGCAAGCGCATCGAGATCTGGGAGAGCGCTAGCGGACGCATGAACTGGAAGTGCGTGAAGCAGGCCTCGCCGGGAAACCTTCAGGATGTCGAGGACGATCTCGGCGGCCAGATTGATTCCGCTCCCATGATCATGGCCGTCAAGATCTCGGCCAAGGCATCCGAGGCGCGCAATGTTGGTGTTTgcttcgccgacgccagcgttCGAGAGCTTGGCGTCAGCGAGTTTCTCGACAACGACCTCTACTCCAACTTCGAGTCTCTCCTCATTCAGCTTGGCGTCCGCGAGTGCATCATCCAGCTCGATAAAGGAGAAAAAGAGAAGGATCCTGAACTGGCCAAGCTGAGGCAAATCATCGACAACTGTGGCGTAGCCATTGCCGAGCGACCTGCTGGAGACTTTGGCACCAGAGACATTGAACAAGACCTGGCCCGGCTGCTTAAAGATGAAAAATCGGCAACCCTTCTTCCGCAGACAGACTTGAAGCTCGCCATGGGCTCTGCCGCGTCCCTCATCAAATACCTTGGGGCTTTGCAGGATCCCTCCAACTTTGGTCAATACCAGCTGTATCAGCACGATCTAGCCCATTTCAtgaagctcgacgccgcggccctcaAGGCTCTGAATCTCATGCCCGGCCCTCGCGACGGCTCCAAGACGATGAGCATCTTTGGCGTGTTGAACCACTGCAAGACCCCTGTCGGCAGTCGATTGCTCGCCCAGTGGCTCAAGCAACCGCTCATGAGCAAGCAGGAGATAGAAAAGAGACAacagcttgtcgaggccTTCTTCAACGACACCGAGCTGCGTCAGACCATGCAGGAGGAGCACCTGCGCTCCGTCCCCGACCTTTATCGTCTGTCCAAGCGCTTTCAGCGGGGCAAGGCGAACCTTGAAGACGTCGTGCGGGCCTACCAGGTGGTCATCCGCCTGCCCGGCTTCATCGGCACTTTTGAAGGGGTCATGGACGAGGCGTACCGGGACCCCTTGGATGAGGCCTACACATCAAAGCTACGCGACCTCTCGGACAGCCTCGGCAAGCTGCAGGACATGGTCGAGCAGACAGTcgacctcgatgccctcgaccGGCACGAGTACATCATCAAATCCGAGTACGATCAGAGCCTGCGAATCATCCGGCGTaagctcgacaagctcgaccGCGATATCAGAGAAGAGTTCCACGAGGCTGCGAATGATTTGCGCCAGGAGGCGGACAAGAAGATCTTCCTCGAGACGAATCACAAAGTCCACGGCGTCTGCATGCGGCTGACAAGGCAGGAGGCCGGCTGCATCAGGAACAAGTCCAAGTACCAGGAATGCTCAACGCAAAAGAACGGCGTCTACTTCACGACCAAGACGATGCAAGGCTACCGCCGCGAGTACGACCAGCTATCGCAAAACTACAACCGCACCCAGAGCAGCCTGGTCAACGAGGTCGTTCAAGTGGCGTCATCTTACTGCCCCGTTTTAGAGAGGCTAGCGGGCGTCCTGGCGCACCTCGATGTTATTGTCTCTTTGGCGCATTGCTCTGTCCATGCACCCGAGGCCTACGTCCGTCCCAAGATTCACCCTCGTGGCGAGGGCCAGACCAAGCTGATCGGGGCTCGACATCCGTGCATGGAGCTTCAAGACGACGTCCAGTTCATTACAAACGACGTGGATCTGACGCGGGACCGTTCCTCGTTCCTCATCATCACAGGTCCCAACATGGGCGGCAAGTCGACGTACATTAGGCAAGCCGGTGTAATTGCGCTCATGGCCCAGGTCGGCTGCTTTGTCCCCTGCCAGGAAGCCGAGCTCACCATTTTCGACTCCATTCTCGCCCGTGTTGGCGCCAGCGACTCTCAGCTCAAGGGCGTGTCGACATTCATGGCCGAGATGCTGGAGACGGCAAACATTCTCAAGTCAGCCACGGCCGAgtcgctcatcatcatcgacgagctgggGCGTGGAACATCGACATATGACGGCTTCGGCCTGGCGTGGGCCATCTCAGAGCACATTGTCAAGGAAATCGGCTGCTTCGCCATGTTCGCCACGCACTTCCACGAGCTcaccgccctggccgaccaATATCCCCAGGTCCGCAACCTGCACGTCACGGCGCAcattggcggcgtcggcggcggcggcggcgatgccaatGCCAATGCGAAGCGCGAGGTGACGCTGCTGTACAAGGTCGAGCCGGGCATCTGCGACCAGAGCTTCGGCatccacgtcgccgagctggtgcGCTTCCCGGACAAGGTGGTGCGCATGGccaagcgcaaggccgacgagctcgaggactTCACCACCAAGcacgaggacgcggcgctgcgctaCAGCAaggaggacgtcgaggagggcagcgccatgctcaagcagctgctcgtccagTGGAAGGACCAGGTCCGCGCCACCAGCAACAtgaccaaggaggagcaagtggccaagctcaaggagctggtGGCCGCGGACGCGAAGCTGCAGGCGAACCCCTTTTTCCAGTCGGTCAAGGCGCTGTGA
- the TRM10 gene encoding tRNA (guanine(9)-N(1))-methyltransferase (EggNog:ENOG503NU3A~BUSCO:EOG09263760~COG:S) produces the protein MSSGEGADLVAQAAPSEPEPPQAKGTPSNTTTAQATHHAPTGEAASTVEDAPSVSSATAATAPPVTEPAAAATPPMSKNALKRLRRAQEWEDGKDDRRKRRKEKRQTRRERQREERAALVAQGVDPRSLAPPPRPPPTLVPVALIVDCDFERYMTDKERVSLSSQVTRCYADNRAARYRSHLWLAGWGGAIERRFNDVLGRQQDHWKGVGFAAGDFLACAELAREKMRGSEGGGEMIPALQRSLDEPVSWDVAEREPFPLPDEPALPPLDERYRDVVYLTSESPYTLQRLEPHTSYVIGGLVDKNREKGLCYRRARERGIRTARLPIGEFMVLKSRQILATNHVVEIMLKWLECEDWGEAFMAVIPKRKGGKLIGEGEGGEGGEEGAEERVEGGDDEDGEAGHDGKEEEVGGEAAESAEVANAEVITGVGAEGATQDTQ, from the coding sequence ATGAGCTCCGGGGAGGGAGCCGACTTGGTTGCGCAGGCTGCTCCAAGTGAGCCTGAGCCGCCGCAAGCTAAGGGTACACCCTCAAACACTACCACGGCGCAAGCAACACATCACGCACCCACAGGTGAAGCTGCAAGTACTGTCGAAGACGCGCCATCTGTctcctccgccaccgccgccaccgcaccTCCCGTCAcggagcccgccgccgccgccacccctcCCATGTCCAAAAACGCCCTCaagcgcctccgccgcgcgcaAGAGTGggaggacggcaaggacgaccGCCGCAAGCGCCGCAAGGAGAAGCGGCAGacgcggcgcgagcggcagcgcgaggagcgcgcggccctcgtcgcgcagggcgtGGACCCCAggtcgctggcgccgccgccgcggccgccaccgacgctcGTGCCCGTGGCGCTCATCGTCGACTGCGACTTCGAGCGCTACATGACGGACAAGGAGCGCGTGTCGCTGTCCAGCCAGGTGACGCGCTGCTACGCCGACAACCGCGCCGCGCGGTACCGCTCGCACCTCTGGCTCgcgggctggggcggcgccatcgagcGCCGCTTCAACGACGtgctcggccgccagcaggaCCACTGGAAGGGCGTGGGcttcgcggcgggcgacttCCTCGCCTGCGCggagctggcgcgcgagAAGATGCGGGGGagcgaaggaggaggcgagaTGATCCccgcgctgcagcgcagcctcgacgagcccgtgTCGTGGGACGTGGCCGAGCGCGAGCCCTTCCCGCTACCAGACGagcccgccctgccgcccctAGACGAGCGCTACCGCGACGTCGTGTACCTGACGTCCGAGTCGCCCTACacgctgcagcgcctggaGCCGCACACGAGCTACGTCATCGGCGGGCTCGTGGACAAGAACCGCGAGAAGGGGCTGTGCTaccggcgggcgcgcgagcgGGGGATCCGCACGGCGCGCCTGCCCATCGGCGAGTTCATGGTGCTCAAGAGCCGCCAGATCCTCGCCACCAaccacgtcgtcgagatCATGCTCAAGTGGCTCGAGTGTGAGGACTGGGGCGAGGCGTTCATGGCGGTGATTCCGAAGCGCAAGGGCGGGAAGCTCAtcggcgagggggaggggggggagggcggtgAAGAGGGCGCGGAGGAGCGtgttgagggcggcgacgacgaagacggagaagcgggccatgatggaaaggaagaagaggtgggcggcgaagcggcggAATCTGCAGAGGTGGCCAACGCGGAAG